A window from Salvia miltiorrhiza cultivar Shanhuang (shh) chromosome 2, IMPLAD_Smil_shh, whole genome shotgun sequence encodes these proteins:
- the LOC131011100 gene encoding uncharacterized protein LOC131011100 isoform X1, which translates to MAHLLRPLFQWPRWRHRCSTFSQILSFHSSPPRATTTLSFLAFFSTTCRQVHFRARAPKLRDSPPLSDANESDDESSDGSSDVKKSRNEKKREARRAVRWGMDLANFSPFQIKRILRVADLEQEVFEAIMVVKRLGRDVREGKRRQYNYIGRLLRGVEPELMDGLIQAIKDGDQSKFQDLSGTELPIDNDEEAEREVSEEEEEEDFTNMAAVTRWFDGLINKDIDITNEIYSLREVDFDRQELRQLVRKVQSALEQEAGLKETGKADAAAANARRSLTRFLRGLADQLPDE; encoded by the exons ATGGCTCACCTACTGCGGCCGCTCTTTCAGTGGCCACGGTGGCGCCACCGTTGCTCCACCTTCTCGCAAATCCTCAGCTTCCATTCGTCTCCGCCACGCGCCACCACTACTCTTTCTTTCCTCGCATTCTTCTCTACCACATGCCGCCAAGTCCATTTCCGCGCACGCGCTCCGAAATTGCGCGATTCTCCTCCGCTCTCCGACGCTAATGAGAGCGACGATGAATCATCTGATGGTAGTAGCGATGTAAAGAAGAGCCGAAACGAGAAAAAGCGGGAGGCTAGGCGCGCCGTTCGCTGGGGTATGGACCTAGCCAACTTCTCTCCGTTTCAAATCAAGCGCATTCTCAG AGTGGCTGACCTTGAGCAAGAGGTGTTTGAGGCAATTATGGTAGTGAAG AGACTTGGCCGTGATGTTCGGGAAGGAAAGCGCAGACAATATAATTATATAG GAAGACTGCTACGGGGAGTAGAGCCTGAATTAATGGATGGTTTAATTCAGGCGATAAAAGATGGGGACCAGAGTAAGTTTCAAGATTTATCAGGTACAGAATTGCCAATTGACAATGACGAAGAGGCAGAACGGGAAGTTtcagaggaggaagaagaagag GATTTCACAAATATGGCTGCGGTAACCAGATGGTTTGATGGCCTAATTAATAAGGATATTGACATTACAAATGAGATTTACTCACTTCGAGAGGTTGACTTTGATCGTCAG GAACTTCGACAATTGGTTAGGAAAGTGCAGTCTGCATTAGAACAGGAAGCTGGTTTAAAAGAGACCGGAAAAGCAGATGCGGCTGCTGCCAATGCACGAAGGTCTCTCACTCGTTTTCTGCGAGGTCTTGCAGATCAACTTCCAGATGAGTAG
- the LOC131011100 gene encoding uncharacterized protein LOC131011100 isoform X2 has translation MAHLLRPLFQWPRWRHRCSTFSQILSFHSSPPRATTTLSFLAFFSTTCRQVHFRARAPKLRDSPPLSDANESDDESSDGSSDVKKSRNEKKREARRAVRWGMDLANFSPFQIKRILRVADLEQEVFEAIMVVKRLGRDVREGKRRQYNYIGRLLRGVEPELMDGLIQAIKDGDQSKFQDLSGTELPIDNDEEAEREVSEEEEEEDFTNMAAVTRWFDGLINKDIDITNEIYSLREVDFDRQKDLTENKGTLRMCCTYYF, from the exons ATGGCTCACCTACTGCGGCCGCTCTTTCAGTGGCCACGGTGGCGCCACCGTTGCTCCACCTTCTCGCAAATCCTCAGCTTCCATTCGTCTCCGCCACGCGCCACCACTACTCTTTCTTTCCTCGCATTCTTCTCTACCACATGCCGCCAAGTCCATTTCCGCGCACGCGCTCCGAAATTGCGCGATTCTCCTCCGCTCTCCGACGCTAATGAGAGCGACGATGAATCATCTGATGGTAGTAGCGATGTAAAGAAGAGCCGAAACGAGAAAAAGCGGGAGGCTAGGCGCGCCGTTCGCTGGGGTATGGACCTAGCCAACTTCTCTCCGTTTCAAATCAAGCGCATTCTCAG AGTGGCTGACCTTGAGCAAGAGGTGTTTGAGGCAATTATGGTAGTGAAG AGACTTGGCCGTGATGTTCGGGAAGGAAAGCGCAGACAATATAATTATATAG GAAGACTGCTACGGGGAGTAGAGCCTGAATTAATGGATGGTTTAATTCAGGCGATAAAAGATGGGGACCAGAGTAAGTTTCAAGATTTATCAGGTACAGAATTGCCAATTGACAATGACGAAGAGGCAGAACGGGAAGTTtcagaggaggaagaagaagag GATTTCACAAATATGGCTGCGGTAACCAGATGGTTTGATGGCCTAATTAATAAGGATATTGACATTACAAATGAGATTTACTCACTTCGAGAGGTTGACTTTGATCGTCAG AAGGATTTGACTGAAAATAAAGGAACACTCAGAATGTGCTGCACTTATTATTTTTAG
- the LOC131011099 gene encoding thaumatin-like protein 1b gives MLCKLQAQRYLWLFIYTKKHMQHTRNVVQIASATLWLFNQRWHTELEIHKSLFINSLYIPLHHPIPQKLLSLSLHPLFPLLLLTHLSSIHNNSRITIMGKLCFHILFLILSNSFIAEVYSTATFTFVNKCQFTVWPGILSNAGISPLSTTGFVLQTGESRIINAPSSWGGRFWGRTHCSEDPTGKFSCLTGDCGSGKLECAGGGAAPPATLAEFTLDGDAGKDFYDLSLVDGYNLPMMVAPQGGSGTNCTKAECVADLNSECPPELRLTSSAGEGVACKSACEAFRSEQYCCSGAYGTPAACKPSQYAQTFKRACPQAYSYAYDDLTSTFTCIAADYIITFCPSPNTSQKSSSGSGSGQNPGSANSPFDGNMVYEGALDVSSASASSTCAHVVGGAVAVVAAMWRWSHFY, from the exons ATGTTGTGCAAATTGCAAGCGCAACGCTATCTATGGCTTTTCATTTATACTAAAAAACATATGCAACACACACGAAATGTTGTGCAAATTGCAAGCGCAACGCTATGGCTTTTCAACCAACGATGGCACACGGAATTGGAAATACACAAATCATTATTCATTAATAGCCTATATATACCTCTCCACCACCCCATCCCCCAgaaactcctctctctctctctccatcctCTGTTTCCTCTTCTCCTCTTAACACATTTATCTTCTATACATAACAATTCACGCATTACCATAATGGGAAAACTTTGCTTCCATATTCTCTTCCTAATTCTTTCCAATTCCTTTATAGCAG AAGTTTATTCAACAGCCACATTCACGTTCGTAAACAAATGCCAGTTCACAGTGTGGCCAGGCATTCTGTCCAACGCCGGAATCTCGCCGCTCTCCACTACCGGCTTCGTGCTGCAGACTGGCGAATCCAGAATCATCAACGCGCCCTCCTCCTGGGGCGGCCGATTTTGGGGGCGCACGCACTGCTCCGAAGATCCGACCGGAAAATTCTCCTGCCTAACCGGCGACTGCGGCTCCGGGAAGCTGGAAtgcgccggcggcggcgctgcGCCCCCCGCGACACTGGCCGAGTTCACACTCGACGGCGACGCCGGGAAGGATTTCTACGACCTCAGCCTCGTGGACGGCTACAACCTGCCGATGATGGTGGCGCCGCAGGGAGGCTCCGGCACCAACTGCACCAAGGCGGAGTGCGTGGCGGACCTCAACAGCGAGTGCCCGCCGGAGCTGCGCTTGACAAGCTCCGCCGGTGAGGGCGTGGCGTGCAAGAGCGCGTGCGAGGCGTTCCGCAGCGAGCAGTACTGCTGCAGCGGCGCGTACGGCACACCGGCCGCGTGCAAGCCATCGCAGTACGCGCAGACGTTCAAACGCGCGTGCCCGCAAGCGTACAGCTACGCGTATGACGATCTCACCAGCACCTTCACTTGCATCGCCGCCGACTACATTATAACCTTCTGCCCCTCGCCTAACACCAG TCAAAAATCTTCATCCGGATCGGGCAGCGGGCAGAACCCGGGATCGGCCAATTCACCGTTCGACGGGAACATGGTGTACGAAGGTGCGTTGGACGTGAGCTCTGCCTCTGCGTCGTCCACGTGTGCGCACGTGGTGGGCGGAGCCGTCGCCGTCGTGGCGGCAATGTGGCGGTGGAGtcatttttactaa
- the LOC131011098 gene encoding thaumatin-like protein 1: MFMYSTSSSGYAVYITLIFLLLPKATSATTFTVVNRCDYTVWPGILSNAGSSGLGTTGFQLTPHATQSFQAPPGWSGRFWARTGCSFDPISGQGSCTTGDCGSNQIECNGAGAAPPATLAEFTIGSGTQDFYDVSLVDGYNLPMIVEAVGGSGGCGATGCVSDLNRVCPNELRAGDGQACKSACEAFGNPEYCCSGAYGSPATCRPSVYSEMFKNACPRSYSYAYDDATSTFTCTAADYKITFCPSRTSQKSSMDSTSSPATTTTGMPSWLPPPADGSLPSWLPNFLIGGSSPDTMMPSHIIICAATIFLSLSFLHF; encoded by the exons ATGTTTATGTACTCAACCTCTTCTTCTGGCTATGCGGTTTACATCACCCTCATTTTTCTCCTCTTGCCCAAAG cTACTTCAGCTACTACATTCACCGTCGTAAACCGGTGCGACTACACAGTCTGGCCCGGTATTCTATCCAATGCCGGTAGCTCCGGTTTAGGCACGACCGGTTTCCAACTCACACCCCACGCCACCCAATCCTTCCAAGCTCCACCGGGATGGTCCGGCCGCTTCTGGGCTCGAACCGGCTGCTCGTTCGACCCAATCAGCGGCCAAGGCAGCTGCACCACCGGCGACTGCGGCTCCAACCAAATCGAGTGCAATGGAGCCGGCGCCGCCCCGCCGGCCACCCTAGCCGAATTCACCATCGGTTCAGGAACGCAAGATTTCTACGACGTCAGCCTGGTGGACGGCTACAACTTGCCCATGATTGTGGAAGCGGTGGGCGGTTCGGGTGGCTGCGGGGCGACCGGGTGCGTGAGTGATTTGAACCGGGTGTGCCCGAACGAGTTGCGGGCAGGGGACGGGCAGGCGTGCAAGAGTGCATGCGAGGCGTTTGGCAATCCGGAGTATTGTTGCAGCGGCGCGTATGGGTCACCCGCAACCTGCCGGCCGTCGGTCTACTCGGAGATGTTCAAGAATGCCTGCCCGAGATCCTATAGCTACGCCTATGATGATGCTACCAGTACTTTTACGTGCACTGCTGCAGATTATAAGATTACATTCTGCCCTTCTCGGACAAG TCAGAAATCTTCAATGGACTCTACATCATCACCGGCAACGACGACTACCGGAATGCCAAGTTGGCTGCCTCCGCCGGCCGACGGAAGCCTTCCTTCTTGGCTGCCCAATTTTTTGATTGGGGGCTCATCACCAGATACCATGATGCCATCTCATATTATTATTTGTGCTGCCACAATTTTTCTGTCACTCTCATTTCTTCATTTTTAG
- the LOC131011097 gene encoding uncharacterized protein LOC131011097 — protein MTISNAVVGNLTTIYLVVIAAMKAYGLAVGRSFGSGYVLALSTAVVAAIVIASLTWDVSRKVTQALIARDHPHEMCRGGICWHGVAVKSPASQVRFRLPHHHHY, from the coding sequence ATGACGATCTCGAACGCGGTGGTGGGGAATTTGACGACGATTTACCTTGTTGTCATCGCCGCGATGAAGGCCTACGGCCTGGCCGTGGGGCGGAGCTTCGGCAGCGGCTACGTCCTCGCCCTCTCCACGGCGGTGGTGGCAGCCATCGTCATCGCCAGCCTCACCTGGGACGTCTCGCGGAAGGTCACGCAGGCGCTCATAGCGCGCGATCACCCACACGAAATGTGTCGCGGCGGCATCTGCTGGCACGGCGTCGCCGTCAAATCGCCGGCCTCTCAGGTCCGGTTCCGCCTCCCTCACCATCATCATTATTGA